One genomic window of Prochlorococcus marinus CUG1416 includes the following:
- a CDS encoding phytoene synthase has translation MKNSISQLDQAYEICRKETQKWAKTFYLGTLLLPLKKRKAIWAIYVWCRRTDEIMDSVEASSKSRDELSDNLDAWEENTKNVFNGNIKSELDAVLLDTIEKYPQNIQPYLDMIDGQRMDLNKFRYKDFEELKLYCYRVAGTVGLMTQNVMGIDSAYTTAPWSSKPDPSESAIALGIANQLTNILRDVGEDRQRGRIYLPQEDIEKFNYSEEELLKGEINNQWKELMNFELTRARDWFQKSEDGIKWLSSDARWPVWTSLRLYRGILDSIERLDYDVFNNRAFVKNSVKAFEIPISFLISRIK, from the coding sequence TTGAAAAATTCAATTTCTCAACTAGATCAAGCATATGAAATATGCCGTAAAGAAACTCAAAAATGGGCTAAAACCTTTTACTTGGGTACTCTTCTACTACCACTAAAAAAAAGGAAAGCTATATGGGCTATTTATGTATGGTGTAGAAGAACAGATGAAATAATGGATAGCGTTGAAGCTTCATCTAAATCGCGAGATGAACTTTCAGATAATTTAGATGCATGGGAAGAAAATACAAAGAATGTATTTAATGGCAATATTAAATCTGAATTAGATGCAGTTCTATTAGATACCATCGAAAAATATCCACAAAATATTCAACCTTATCTAGATATGATAGATGGTCAGAGAATGGATCTTAATAAATTTAGATACAAAGATTTTGAAGAATTAAAACTCTATTGTTATAGAGTCGCAGGGACTGTTGGTTTAATGACGCAGAATGTCATGGGAATTGATAGCGCTTATACAACGGCACCATGGAGTTCGAAGCCTGACCCCTCAGAATCAGCTATAGCTTTGGGCATAGCCAATCAATTAACGAATATATTGAGAGATGTAGGTGAAGATAGGCAAAGGGGTAGAATTTATCTCCCACAAGAAGATATTGAAAAATTTAATTATTCTGAAGAAGAACTTTTAAAAGGCGAAATCAACAATCAGTGGAAGGAGCTTATGAACTTTGAATTAACTAGGGCTCGAGATTGGTTTCAAAAGTCTGAAGATGGAATTAAGTGGCTATCGTCAGACGCAAGATGGCCTGTTTGGACATCTCTGAGACTCTATAGAGGAATATTAGATTCTATTGAAAGATTAGACTATGATGTTTTTAATAATAGAGCTTTTGTAAAAAATTCAGTAAAAGCTTTTGAGATTCCTATATCTTTTTTAATTTCTCGAATTAAATAA
- the pds gene encoding 15-cis-phytoene desaturase, which yields MRVVIAGAGLAGLSCAKYLVDNGHVPILLEARDVLGGKVAAWKDEDGDWYETGLHIFFGAYPNMLQLFKELDIEDRLQWKSHSMIFNQPSEPGTYSRFDFPDIPAPINGVSAILSNNDMLSWNEKILFGLGLVPAMLRGQKYLDKCDSKSWTDWLKEHNIPERVNDEVFIAMSKALNFIGPDEISSTVLLTALNRFLQEKNGSKMAFLDGAPPERLCQPMVDYITSRGGEVHMNSPLRQINLNEDSTVKSFTIASLNENENKELTADAYVSAMPVDLFKLIIPKQWKGLDAFSKLDGLNGVPVINIHLWFDKKLTNIDHLLFSRSPLLSVYADMSITCKEYEDPNRSMLELVFAPAKDWINRSDQDIVDATMEELKKLFPTHFMGDNQTKLRKYKVVKTPRSVYKAVPGCQELRPSQKSPIKNFFLAGDYTMQKYLASMEGAVLSGKLCAESINKEYSKTSQNVS from the coding sequence ATGCGTGTTGTAATTGCTGGTGCAGGTTTAGCTGGTTTATCTTGTGCTAAATATCTAGTTGATAATGGTCACGTTCCAATTTTACTCGAAGCTAGAGATGTTTTAGGGGGGAAAGTTGCAGCATGGAAAGATGAAGATGGAGACTGGTATGAAACTGGCTTGCATATATTTTTTGGAGCTTACCCTAATATGTTGCAACTTTTTAAGGAATTAGATATTGAAGACAGACTCCAATGGAAAAGTCATTCAATGATTTTTAATCAGCCATCCGAGCCAGGAACTTACAGTAGATTTGACTTTCCAGATATACCAGCTCCGATAAATGGAGTTTCAGCCATACTTAGTAATAACGATATGCTTTCATGGAATGAAAAGATTCTTTTTGGATTAGGTTTAGTGCCTGCAATGTTGCGAGGTCAAAAGTACTTAGATAAATGTGATTCTAAATCATGGACAGATTGGCTCAAAGAACACAATATTCCAGAAAGAGTTAATGACGAAGTTTTTATAGCCATGAGTAAAGCTTTAAATTTCATTGGGCCTGATGAAATATCATCTACAGTTTTGTTAACAGCATTAAACAGATTTTTACAAGAAAAAAATGGTTCAAAAATGGCATTCCTTGACGGAGCTCCTCCCGAAAGACTTTGCCAACCAATGGTTGATTATATAACTTCTCGTGGTGGAGAAGTTCACATGAATAGTCCATTAAGGCAAATCAACCTTAATGAAGACAGCACTGTTAAAAGTTTTACTATTGCCTCTTTAAATGAAAACGAAAATAAAGAGCTAACTGCCGACGCGTATGTTAGTGCAATGCCTGTAGATCTCTTTAAATTAATAATACCTAAACAATGGAAAGGTCTAGACGCTTTTTCTAAATTAGATGGTTTAAATGGTGTACCAGTTATTAATATTCACTTATGGTTTGACAAAAAATTAACAAATATTGACCATTTACTATTTAGCAGATCACCTCTTCTAAGTGTTTATGCAGATATGAGTATTACATGCAAAGAATATGAAGATCCCAATAGATCAATGCTCGAATTAGTTTTCGCACCAGCAAAAGATTGGATAAATAGGAGTGATCAAGACATCGTAGATGCAACTATGGAAGAACTCAAAAAATTATTCCCAACTCATTTCATGGGTGATAATCAGACAAAATTAAGAAAATATAAAGTAGTCAAAACCCCAAGATCTGTTTACAAGGCAGTTCCTGGATGCCAAGAGTTGAGACCTAGCCAAAAATCCCCCATAAAGAATTTCTTCTTAGCTGGTGACTATACAATGCAAAAATATTTAGCATCTATGGAAGGAGCTGTTTTAAGTGGTAAATTGTGCGCGGAATCAATCAATAAAGAGTATTCCAAAACCTCTCAAAATGTTTCTTGA
- the ndhM gene encoding NAD(P)H-quinone oxidoreductase subunit M, which yields MEKMLLKSTTRHVRIFTAEVVDKELQFHPKKLTLDLDPDNEFIWNEDSMNKINEKFNALLKERAGKNLDDYELRKIGSEIECLIKFLLQNGQLSYNPDCRVLNYSMGLPKTNEVL from the coding sequence ATGGAAAAAATGCTTTTAAAATCAACTACTCGACATGTAAGAATTTTTACTGCTGAAGTTGTTGATAAAGAATTACAGTTTCATCCCAAGAAACTTACTCTTGATTTAGATCCCGATAACGAGTTTATCTGGAACGAAGATTCTATGAACAAAATCAATGAGAAATTTAATGCATTATTAAAAGAGAGAGCAGGAAAGAATTTAGATGATTATGAACTTCGGAAAATAGGATCAGAAATCGAATGTTTAATTAAATTTTTGCTTCAAAATGGGCAATTAAGTTATAACCCTGATTGTAGAGTATTGAACTATTCAATGGGTTTACCAAAGACAAATGAAGTACTGTGA
- a CDS encoding DUF3172 domain-containing protein, whose amino-acid sequence MNRSPSSRRPRRGSNRNYYSSNPRDIDPYGQRNSRLPASSSEQKINFSTGTIAVLAGVLILGVGIGSAITSTTDGGQGNIASQQQLDMAVPDPEFCRQWGASAFVIDVEMYTTLNPSTSFVTQPALQPGCVIRRENWTVLQKQGAISNEDVRECKQRMNTFAYIGSIRDKPIVKCVYQTDVNENKFIIKGDGQAEDGGVGINKEAIQF is encoded by the coding sequence GTGAATAGATCACCATCAAGTAGAAGGCCGAGGAGAGGCTCAAATAGAAATTACTACTCTTCAAATCCAAGAGATATTGATCCTTATGGACAAAGAAATAGTAGATTACCTGCTTCTTCGTCTGAACAAAAGATTAACTTTAGTACAGGAACCATAGCTGTTCTTGCGGGAGTATTAATTCTAGGAGTTGGTATTGGGAGTGCAATTACCAGTACAACTGATGGAGGACAGGGAAATATAGCTAGTCAACAACAATTAGATATGGCTGTTCCAGATCCTGAATTTTGCAGGCAATGGGGTGCAAGCGCATTTGTCATTGATGTTGAAATGTATACGACTTTGAATCCATCAACGAGCTTCGTAACGCAACCAGCGCTCCAGCCAGGTTGTGTAATTCGAAGAGAGAATTGGACGGTTTTACAAAAACAAGGAGCGATCAGTAATGAAGATGTCAGAGAATGTAAGCAAAGAATGAATACTTTTGCTTATATTGGATCCATACGAGATAAACCAATTGTTAAGTGTGTTTATCAAACTGATGTTAATGAAAATAAATTTATAATTAAGGGAGATGGACAAGCCGAAGATGGAGGAGTGGGAATTAATAAAGAAGCAATTCAGTTCTAA
- a CDS encoding LysR family transcriptional regulator — MPELPFTLDQLRILKAIAAQGSFKKAADLLYVTQPAVSLQIQNLEKQLEITIFDRGGRKALLTEAGRLLLEYCDRILNQCDEACKAIEDLNSLKGGTLVIGASQTTGTYLMPRMIGLFRQKYPDVSVQLQVHSTRRTGWSVANGQIDLAIIGGQLPGDLDNLLQVIPYATDELALVIPSKHVLSNKKELLKEDLYKLNFVTLDSQSTTRKVVDKLLQDSGLDVQRLKIEMELNSLEAIKNAVQSGLGASFLPVVSIERELAAGSIHKAFVADLEVKRELKLITNPSRYTSRASEVFKKNILPQFASLESPLRQILI, encoded by the coding sequence ATGCCCGAATTGCCATTTACTCTCGATCAATTAAGAATATTAAAAGCTATAGCAGCTCAAGGAAGTTTTAAAAAAGCTGCTGATCTATTGTACGTAACTCAACCTGCCGTGAGTTTACAAATACAAAATCTAGAAAAACAACTTGAAATTACAATTTTCGATAGAGGTGGTAGAAAAGCTCTGCTAACTGAAGCAGGAAGACTTCTACTGGAATATTGCGATCGAATTTTGAATCAATGCGACGAAGCTTGTAAAGCTATCGAAGATTTAAATAGTTTAAAAGGTGGGACTCTTGTCATTGGAGCCAGTCAAACAACAGGAACTTATTTGATGCCAAGAATGATAGGACTTTTCAGACAAAAATATCCTGATGTATCTGTTCAGCTTCAAGTTCATAGTACTAGAAGAACTGGCTGGAGTGTTGCAAATGGACAAATTGACCTAGCCATTATTGGAGGACAATTACCTGGCGATTTAGACAATTTGCTGCAAGTAATTCCATATGCCACAGATGAATTAGCTTTAGTTATACCGTCTAAACATGTACTCTCTAACAAAAAAGAGCTTTTAAAAGAAGACTTATACAAATTAAATTTCGTAACATTAGATTCTCAATCTACGACAAGAAAAGTTGTTGACAAACTTCTTCAAGATTCTGGACTTGACGTTCAAAGATTAAAAATTGAGATGGAACTTAACTCTCTTGAAGCAATCAAGAATGCAGTTCAATCAGGACTAGGAGCTTCATTTTTACCTGTAGTTTCAATTGAAAGAGAATTAGCGGCTGGATCAATCCACAAAGCATTTGTTGCTGACTTAGAGGTCAAAAGAGAACTAAAGTTAATTACTAATCCATCAAGGTATACTTCAAGAGCATCAGAAGTATTTAAGAAAAATATTCTGCCTCAATTTGCTAGTTTAGAAAGTCCATTAAGGCAAATATTAATTTAA
- a CDS encoding NnrU family protein, producing the protein MDTHKTSLVILFLILIFAVIHSGGAALRIQAESIIGPRLWRLCFVSLSLPSAIILISYFLAHRYDGIRLWNLQGNHFVFLIVWVLTAISFLFLYPATYNLLEIPSVLKPTVRIYGTGIMRITRHPQAFGQIIWCFAHTLWIGTSFTLITSVGLILHHLFAIWHGDKRLAKRFGEEFEKFKKNTSIIPFMAILEGRQEFIIKEFFRLSQLGILVAIGLLWWSHRYINIAVKTFNSSFLSEFFN; encoded by the coding sequence ATGGATACTCATAAAACTTCTCTGGTAATCTTATTTTTAATTTTGATTTTTGCAGTTATTCATAGTGGAGGAGCTGCTTTAAGAATTCAAGCAGAATCTATTATTGGACCAAGATTATGGCGGTTATGTTTTGTTTCTTTAAGTTTGCCATCGGCAATTATTTTGATTAGTTATTTTTTGGCGCACAGATATGACGGAATAAGATTATGGAATCTCCAGGGTAATCATTTTGTTTTTTTAATAGTTTGGGTTTTAACTGCAATAAGTTTTTTATTTTTATATCCCGCCACTTACAATTTGTTGGAAATTCCATCAGTTTTAAAACCTACAGTGCGAATTTACGGAACCGGGATAATGCGAATTACAAGACATCCACAAGCATTTGGTCAGATAATTTGGTGTTTTGCGCATACTTTATGGATTGGTACATCATTCACATTAATAACGTCTGTTGGGTTAATTTTGCACCATCTTTTTGCTATTTGGCATGGGGATAAAAGATTAGCCAAAAGATTTGGAGAGGAATTTGAAAAGTTTAAAAAAAATACTTCCATTATCCCCTTTATGGCAATTCTTGAAGGAAGGCAAGAATTTATAATTAAAGAATTTTTTAGGTTATCTCAACTTGGCATATTGGTTGCAATAGGTTTACTTTGGTGGTCCCACCGGTATATAAATATTGCTGTTAAAACATTTAATTCATCATTTTTGTCGGAATTTTTCAATTGA
- a CDS encoding NAD(P)H-quinone oxidoreductase subunit 5, protein MPQASEIAWIIPVFPLIGAVLSGLGLISINKKINNSREIVSIGLISFVGISAVISYKSLIEQINGYHSVEKLFVWASAGDFTIPMGFVLDPLGSVMLALVTTITLLVMIYSHGYMAHDKGYVRFFTYLALFSSSMMGLIISPNLLEIYVFWELVGMCSYLLVGFWYDRDGAAHAAQKAFVVNRVGDFGLLLGILGLFWATNSFDFNEIASGISQSVSDNSIPIWAALLLCFLVFLGPMAKSAQFPLHVWLPDAMEGPTPISALIHAATMVAAGIFLVARLQPLYSIFPSIQFIIALVGTITCFLGASIALTQMDLKKGLAYSTVSQLGYMMLAMGCGAPIAGIFHLVTHACFKAMLFLGSGSVIHAMEEVVGHQPVLAQDMRLMGGLRKKMPYTSATFLIGCVAISGIPPLAGFWSKDEILGNAFISFPAFWFIGLLTAGMTAFYMFRLYFLTFEGDFRGENKELQKELLISSKVNLDEEIEEDHEEHGYIHESPWSMTFPLVFLAVPSVVIGFMGLPWDSKFANLLDPEEAEISAKAFELKEFLPLGIASVLIASAGIIIAYQAYFLKKINLSILFAEKFPTINRFFSNKWYLDDINEKLFVKGSRRLAKEVLEVDSKVVDGVVNLTGLVTLGSGEGLKYFETGRAQFYALIVFGGVILLVAIFGFQSP, encoded by the coding sequence ATGCCTCAAGCTTCAGAAATTGCCTGGATAATTCCTGTTTTCCCACTTATTGGAGCAGTGCTTTCTGGTTTAGGACTAATAAGTATTAACAAGAAAATTAACAATTCTAGAGAAATAGTTTCTATAGGTCTTATCTCTTTCGTTGGTATTTCTGCAGTGATTAGTTATAAATCTCTGATTGAACAAATTAATGGTTATCATTCTGTAGAGAAATTATTTGTATGGGCTAGTGCTGGGGATTTCACAATCCCAATGGGATTTGTTCTTGATCCTCTGGGTAGTGTAATGCTTGCTTTAGTAACCACCATAACTTTGCTGGTAATGATTTACTCTCATGGTTATATGGCGCATGACAAGGGTTATGTCAGATTTTTTACATATTTAGCCTTATTTAGTAGTTCAATGATGGGATTAATAATTAGTCCAAATTTGTTGGAAATTTACGTTTTTTGGGAATTAGTTGGAATGTGTTCTTACTTATTGGTTGGTTTTTGGTACGACAGAGATGGTGCTGCCCACGCTGCTCAAAAAGCATTTGTTGTTAATAGAGTGGGAGACTTTGGCTTATTACTAGGAATTCTTGGTCTATTTTGGGCAACCAATAGTTTTGATTTTAATGAGATAGCTTCTGGTATTTCTCAATCAGTATCTGACAATTCAATACCTATTTGGGCTGCTTTACTCCTTTGTTTTTTAGTTTTTTTAGGGCCAATGGCAAAATCTGCGCAGTTTCCTCTTCATGTATGGTTACCTGATGCGATGGAGGGTCCGACACCGATTTCAGCACTTATCCATGCAGCCACAATGGTTGCAGCAGGCATTTTTCTAGTAGCTAGACTCCAACCTCTTTATTCAATATTCCCCTCCATCCAGTTTATTATTGCTTTAGTTGGGACCATTACTTGTTTTTTAGGCGCCTCTATAGCCTTAACCCAAATGGATTTAAAAAAGGGGTTAGCATACAGTACTGTTTCTCAGCTTGGTTATATGATGCTTGCAATGGGTTGTGGAGCTCCAATAGCAGGAATTTTCCATTTGGTTACTCATGCTTGCTTTAAGGCAATGCTATTTTTAGGATCTGGTTCTGTAATACATGCTATGGAAGAAGTAGTAGGTCATCAGCCTGTGTTGGCTCAAGATATGAGATTGATGGGTGGTTTAAGGAAGAAAATGCCATATACATCTGCAACATTTTTAATAGGTTGTGTAGCAATTAGTGGTATTCCTCCATTGGCAGGTTTTTGGAGTAAAGACGAAATACTCGGAAATGCATTTATATCATTTCCAGCTTTTTGGTTTATAGGACTTTTAACAGCTGGTATGACTGCTTTTTACATGTTTAGGCTTTATTTCTTGACATTTGAAGGTGATTTCAGAGGGGAGAATAAAGAATTACAAAAAGAGCTTTTAATCTCTTCCAAAGTCAATCTAGATGAAGAAATTGAAGAAGATCATGAAGAACATGGCTATATTCATGAGTCTCCTTGGTCAATGACATTTCCCTTGGTATTTTTAGCTGTACCCTCTGTAGTTATTGGCTTTATGGGACTCCCATGGGATAGTAAATTTGCAAATTTACTGGATCCTGAAGAAGCAGAGATTTCTGCAAAAGCTTTCGAATTAAAAGAATTTTTACCTTTAGGGATAGCCTCTGTTCTTATTGCATCAGCTGGAATAATTATTGCTTATCAAGCATATTTTCTGAAGAAAATTAATTTGTCAATTTTATTTGCAGAAAAGTTTCCTACTATTAATCGATTTTTTTCAAATAAATGGTACCTAGATGATATTAATGAAAAACTTTTTGTTAAAGGTAGTAGAAGACTAGCTAAAGAAGTGTTGGAAGTTGATTCTAAGGTTGTTGATGGCGTGGTCAATCTTACTGGACTTGTAACTTTAGGAAGTGGAGAAGGTTTGAAATACTTTGAGACTGGTAGAGCTCAATTTTACGCTCTTATTGTTTTTGGAGGAGTAATTTTATTAGTTGCTATATTTGGCTTTCAATCTCCTTAA
- a CDS encoding NAD(P)H-quinone oxidoreductase subunit 4, with protein sequence MLGTLGAGMSSFPWLSAAILFPIGSAFVIPFFPDKGDGKEVRWFALSIALITFLITVGSYINGFDINNENVQLKENISWLPNLGLTWSVGADGISMPLILLTSFITALAVLAAWPVKYKPKLFFFLILVMDGGQIAVFAVQDMLLFFLTWELELIPVYLLLAIWGGKNRQYAATKFIIYTAGSSIFILLAALAMGFYGTEIPNFEFSYLAAQDFSQKFQILCYVGLLIAFGVKLPIVPLHTWLPDAHGEATAPVHMLLAGILLKMGGYALLRFNAQLLPVAHAQFAPLLIVLGVVNIIYAALTSFAQRNLKRKIAYSSISHMGFVLIGIGSFSSLGTSGAMLQMVSHGLIGASLFFLVGATYDRTKTLKLDEMSGVGQKMRIMFALWTACSLASLALPGMSGFVSELMVFTGFVTDEVYTLPFRIVMASLAAIGVILTPIYLLSMLREIFFGKENPKLTEERKLIDAEPREVYIIACLLLPIIGIGLYPRLVTETYLASINNLVDRDLTAVKSTMKKNIVSGIQKNKILQAPRI encoded by the coding sequence ATGTTAGGAACTTTGGGAGCTGGAATGTCTAGTTTCCCTTGGCTATCTGCTGCAATTTTGTTCCCAATTGGTAGTGCGTTTGTGATACCTTTTTTCCCAGATAAAGGAGATGGCAAAGAGGTTAGATGGTTTGCTTTATCTATTGCATTAATAACTTTTTTAATAACTGTAGGTTCATATATAAATGGCTTTGATATTAATAATGAAAATGTTCAACTTAAAGAAAATATTAGTTGGCTCCCTAATTTAGGACTTACTTGGTCTGTTGGTGCTGACGGTATTTCGATGCCTTTAATATTATTAACTAGTTTTATAACTGCCTTAGCAGTTTTAGCTGCATGGCCAGTTAAGTATAAACCAAAGTTATTTTTCTTTTTAATATTGGTGATGGATGGGGGGCAAATCGCTGTATTTGCAGTTCAAGATATGCTTTTATTCTTTTTAACTTGGGAACTTGAATTAATTCCCGTATATTTATTATTGGCTATATGGGGTGGCAAAAATAGACAATATGCAGCCACGAAATTTATTATTTATACAGCAGGCAGTTCAATATTTATCCTCCTAGCAGCTTTGGCAATGGGCTTCTACGGTACAGAAATTCCTAACTTTGAGTTTTCTTACTTGGCTGCTCAAGATTTTAGTCAAAAATTCCAAATACTCTGTTATGTGGGTCTCTTAATTGCATTTGGAGTGAAACTGCCAATAGTACCTCTTCATACTTGGCTCCCAGACGCTCATGGAGAGGCTACAGCTCCTGTTCATATGCTTCTAGCTGGAATTTTATTGAAGATGGGAGGATATGCTCTTTTAAGATTTAATGCACAATTATTACCCGTTGCTCATGCTCAATTTGCTCCATTATTAATAGTTCTTGGAGTAGTAAATATAATTTATGCTGCATTAACTTCTTTTGCACAAAGAAATCTTAAAAGAAAAATTGCATATAGTTCTATAAGTCATATGGGTTTCGTTCTTATTGGAATAGGTAGTTTTAGTAGCCTCGGAACAAGCGGAGCAATGCTACAAATGGTTAGTCATGGATTAATTGGGGCTAGTTTATTTTTTCTTGTTGGAGCTACTTATGACAGAACAAAGACTCTTAAGCTTGATGAAATGAGTGGTGTAGGACAAAAAATGAGAATCATGTTTGCTCTTTGGACTGCTTGCTCTCTCGCTTCACTCGCTTTGCCAGGCATGAGTGGATTTGTGTCTGAATTAATGGTATTTACAGGATTTGTTACTGATGAAGTCTATACACTCCCGTTTCGGATAGTTATGGCCTCTTTAGCTGCTATAGGTGTAATACTTACTCCTATTTATCTACTCTCAATGTTAAGAGAAATTTTCTTTGGTAAAGAGAATCCGAAATTAACCGAAGAACGAAAACTTATCGATGCAGAGCCTAGAGAAGTTTATATTATTGCTTGTTTACTTTTGCCTATAATTGGAATAGGTTTATACCCAAGATTAGTTACTGAAACTTATCTTGCGTCTATTAATAATTTAGTTGATAGAGATTTAACGGCAGTGAAAAGTACTATGAAAAAAAATATTGTCTCAGGAATTCAGAAAAATAAGATTTTACAGGCTCCAAGAATATAG
- a CDS encoding segregation/condensation protein A — protein sequence MLIKFLQDAAGKGDLDPWDIDVISVIDSFLEQYSNNFKKTPNGQNSYQKDLSETSEAFYAASVLVNLKAQVLESDVFTENSSDCEDDFDVDDQDWIDQEFDIPKYPEKYLRRRSIAQPILKRTTTLGELVSQLESIAEVIETQDLLLMKRKRNKKYSDRALISQVKSLAHREKLPETTKELGKFIDGWEKALQWTDFEYLVEIWKTVVKNDLDKDRLGVFWALLFLSSENKIEIKQINSLYGPIQIKRIIPDGGLAQLPIENLEVKNTYPSAV from the coding sequence TTGTTGATTAAATTTCTTCAAGATGCCGCTGGGAAAGGTGATCTTGATCCATGGGATATTGATGTAATAAGTGTAATTGATAGTTTCTTAGAACAATATTCCAATAATTTCAAAAAAACTCCAAATGGTCAGAATTCATATCAAAAGGATTTATCTGAGACAAGCGAGGCATTTTATGCCGCTTCTGTACTAGTTAATCTAAAGGCTCAAGTTTTAGAATCTGATGTTTTCACAGAAAATTCGTCAGATTGTGAAGATGATTTTGATGTGGATGATCAAGATTGGATTGATCAAGAATTTGATATTCCAAAATACCCTGAAAAATATCTCAGGAGAAGATCAATAGCACAACCAATTCTTAAACGTACAACAACATTGGGAGAACTTGTAAGTCAATTAGAGTCTATTGCTGAAGTTATAGAAACCCAAGATCTTCTGCTAATGAAGAGAAAAAGAAATAAAAAATATTCTGATAGGGCCTTGATTTCTCAAGTGAAATCTTTAGCACATCGCGAGAAACTTCCAGAAACCACTAAAGAATTAGGGAAATTTATTGATGGGTGGGAAAAAGCATTACAGTGGACAGACTTTGAATATTTAGTTGAAATATGGAAAACAGTTGTAAAAAATGATTTAGATAAAGATCGTCTTGGAGTCTTTTGGGCGTTATTATTTTTATCATCTGAAAACAAAATTGAAATTAAACAAATTAATTCATTATATGGCCCAATTCAAATTAAAAGAATAATTCCTGATGGAGGCTTAGCTCAATTGCCTATAGAAAATCTTGAGGTAAAAAATACTTATCCCTCTGCTGTTTAG
- a CDS encoding nucleotidyltransferase family protein, with product MKAMILAAGKGTRVQPITHIIPKPMIPILQKPVMEFLLELLKEHGFKEIMVNVSHLAEEIENYFRDGQRFGVEIAYSFEGRIEDGELIGDALGSAGGLKKIQDFQKFFDETFVVLCGDALVDLDLTEAVKKHKEKGAIASLITKQVTRDQVSSYGVVVSDENGRIKAFQEKPSVDKALGDSINTGIYLFEPEIFNYIPSGEKFDIGADLFPKLVEMNLPFYALPMDFEWVDIGKVPDYWSAIRNVLQGKVRQVEIPGKEIKPGVFTGLNVAANWDKVDITGPVYIGGMTRIEDGATIIGPAMIGPSCCICEGATIDNSIIFDYSKIGNGVRLVDKLVFGRYCVGKNGDHFDLQDASLDWLITDSRRSDMTEPSPQQKAMAELLGNDLINIPD from the coding sequence ATGAAGGCAATGATACTTGCGGCAGGAAAAGGCACACGTGTTCAGCCTATAACTCATATCATCCCAAAACCAATGATACCCATTTTACAAAAACCTGTAATGGAGTTTCTTTTAGAACTCCTAAAAGAGCATGGCTTTAAAGAAATAATGGTTAATGTCTCTCATCTAGCTGAAGAAATTGAAAATTACTTTAGGGATGGTCAAAGATTCGGGGTGGAGATTGCATATAGTTTTGAAGGTAGAATTGAAGACGGGGAATTAATAGGAGATGCTTTAGGTTCAGCAGGAGGATTAAAAAAAATTCAAGATTTTCAAAAATTCTTTGATGAAACTTTTGTTGTGCTATGTGGTGATGCTTTAGTGGACTTAGATTTGACTGAAGCAGTTAAGAAACATAAGGAAAAGGGAGCAATTGCAAGTTTAATAACTAAACAAGTAACTAGAGATCAAGTTTCAAGTTATGGCGTAGTAGTCTCGGATGAAAATGGTCGAATAAAGGCGTTTCAAGAAAAGCCATCTGTCGATAAAGCTTTAGGCGACTCTATTAATACAGGTATTTATCTTTTTGAACCTGAAATTTTTAATTACATACCATCAGGTGAAAAGTTTGATATTGGTGCTGATCTATTCCCTAAACTTGTTGAAATGAATTTACCATTTTATGCACTACCAATGGATTTTGAATGGGTAGATATTGGAAAAGTTCCTGATTATTGGAGTGCTATTCGTAATGTATTACAAGGAAAGGTAAGACAAGTAGAGATACCTGGAAAAGAAATTAAACCTGGAGTTTTCACCGGATTAAATGTTGCTGCTAATTGGGACAAAGTTGATATTACTGGACCAGTATATATAGGTGGAATGACAAGAATAGAAGATGGTGCCACAATTATTGGACCTGCAATGATTGGCCCAAGTTGTTGTATTTGCGAAGGTGCAACAATTGATAATTCAATTATTTTTGATTATTCCAAAATAGGAAATGGTGTTCGACTAGTCGATAAATTAGTATTTGGCCGTTATTGTGTAGGCAAAAATGGAGATCACTTCGATTTGCAAGATGCATCTTTGGATTGGTTGATAACAGATTCTAGAAGATCTGATATGACTGAGCCATCTCCACAGCAGAAGGCAATGGCAGAATTGTTAGGTAATGATTTGATTAATATTCCAGATTAA